Below is a genomic region from Flavobacterium ginsengisoli.
TTTATTTGCTTCTTTACTAAGTGGGTTAAAAATTGAAGCAGAGTATTTTAGCGCCAAAATCATTTTTCGATTAAGACAAAAGAAGGATTTTTTGTGCAAAATTGGCTTTTGACAAAGTAGGGGAATTCGGTAAGAAAAAGAAAATCTTAGGTTAAAGAATTGTCGTTTTCATTTGGGAAAATGATCCAAGGCTTGAAGGTTTTTGCTTCTTCAAAATCCAGTGTAGCATAAGAAATAATAATGATGATATCATCTTTTTGTACTTTTCTAGTCGCAGGACCATTTAAAGTAATTTCTCCTGAATTTTTTTCGCCTTTAATAGCGTAAGTTTCAAAACGCTCGCCATTATTAATGTTAACAATAGATACTTTTTCGCCTTCAATAATGTTTGAAGCCTCTAGTAGAGTTTCATCAATAGTAATACTGCCAATATAATTTAAATCGGCTCCGGTTACTTTAACTCGATGAATTTTTGATTTTATAACTTGAATTTGCATGATGCAAAGTTAGATTAATTTAATGAAATGGTGTCAATCAGTCTTATAGAATTAACAAATACCGCTATAAATGCACGATATTTTTTATCATTCTCTTTCTGATCGATAGATAAAAGTGTAGATTCGTCAGCAATAACAAAATACTCCAGTTCAAATTCCTTGTTGTCTTTGAAAGAATTTTCTACAAATTCGATTGTTTCTTGCGGACTATGATTTTGGAAGATCTCTTTTGCCTCTGTCAAAACTTTGTAAATAATAGAAGCGTCTTTTCTTTCTTGAGAAGTTAGACGTTCGTTTCGCGAACTCATAGCAAGTTCATTTTCTTCTCTAAAAATGGGACAGCCCACAATATTTACTGGCAATCCTGTTTTTTCGACTAATTTTTTAACAATTTGAAGTCGCTGAAAATCTTTTTCGCCAAAATAAGCATTGGTTGGCGTTACGATTTCGAAAAGGCGTTTTACAATTGTTCCGACACCATTAAAATGACCTGGACGGAATTTTCCTTCCATCTGGTTTTCTAATCCATCAAAATCAAAAGTCTGCGAAACGGTATTTCCTTCATAAATATCATCAACCGAAGGAGCGTATAAAATAATTTTATCGCTTAATGTACGCATTTTCTTAACATCTTCTTCTAGTGTCCTAGGATATTTTGCTAAATCTTCGGAATTATTAAATTGAGTTGGATTGACAAAAATACTTACTACGGTGTCGTTGTTTTCTTTCAGCGAACGTT
It encodes:
- the panC gene encoding pantoate--beta-alanine ligase produces the protein MHIFYSKAALIAYLKTIKTANSTIGFVPTMGALHQGHLALMQRSLKENNDTVVSIFVNPTQFNNSEDLAKYPRTLEEDVKKMRTLSDKIILYAPSVDDIYEGNTVSQTFDFDGLENQMEGKFRPGHFNGVGTIVKRLFEIVTPTNAYFGEKDFQRLQIVKKLVEKTGLPVNIVGCPIFREENELAMSSRNERLTSQERKDASIIYKVLTEAKEIFQNHSPQETIEFVENSFKDNKEFELEYFVIADESTLLSIDQKENDKKYRAFIAVFVNSIRLIDTISLN
- the panD gene encoding aspartate 1-decarboxylase is translated as MQIQVIKSKIHRVKVTGADLNYIGSITIDETLLEASNIIEGEKVSIVNINNGERFETYAIKGEKNSGEITLNGPATRKVQKDDIIIIISYATLDFEEAKTFKPWIIFPNENDNSLT